ATGAGCATAGAGAGCAAACCGACTTGCTGTGCTTTGTGGGGTCATCAACCTTTCGTTTGTACTTGTGGGACAACAGAAACAACTCCTCGACGAGCGGGAAATACGCGGAGATGGAGTTTGGTGAGAATCACTGGGCGACAGTGATTATTCCGCCAGGTGTGGTTCACGCGTACAAGAATATAGGATCGCGCGATGGCCTAGTCTACAATGCCCCTAATCGCCTGTATGCCGGAGAGGGACACAACGAACCTGTTGATGAAATCCGCCACG
This portion of the Candidatus Zixiibacteriota bacterium genome encodes:
- a CDS encoding dTDP-4-dehydrorhamnose 3,5-epimerase family protein, whose translation is MPCEIEGIEVRDLKRHDDDRGWLVELFRQDEVDENVYPVMSYVSLTRQGVVRGPHEHREQTDLLCFVGSSTFRLYLWDNRNNSSTSGKYAEMEFGENHWATVIIPPGVVHAYKNIGSRDGLVYNAPNRLYAGEGHNEPVDEIRHENDTGSKFHIRD